In a genomic window of Acropora muricata isolate sample 2 chromosome 2, ASM3666990v1, whole genome shotgun sequence:
- the LOC136893882 gene encoding uncharacterized protein translates to MDFPTVVDASTCQSLGEGQRGEICIRGPTVMKGYLNNQKASELSFDQDGWLHTGDIGYYDDIKHLFIVDKLKDLIKFRRHQVSPSELETLLRSHPAIKGAVVVGVPDHQGGEVPMAYVVSKNDDELTRSDGICGRKRCAL, encoded by the exons atggACTTTCCAACT GTTGTCGACGCCTCAACTTGCCAGAGTCTCGGGGAGGGTCAGCGTGGAGAAATCTGTATTCGAGGACCCACAGTCATGAAAG GTTACTTAAACAACCAAAAAGCTTCAGAACTTTCATTCGACCAAGATGGATGGCTCCACACTGGAGATATAGGTTACTATGACGATATCAAGCATCTCTTCATTGTGGACAAACTGAAAGATCTCATCAAATTTAGAAGACATCAG GTCTCCCCGTCCGAGCTGGAAACTCTCCTCAGGTCCCACCCAGCCATTAAGGGTGCAGTGGTTGTTGGGGTTCCAGACCATCAGGGGGGTGAAGTACCAATGGCGTATGTCGTCAGCAAAAATGACGACGAACTCACACGAAGTGATGGAATATGTGGACGAAAACGCTGCGCCTTATAA